TATCCTCTTTGTGGTGGGAAAGAGGGTGAGGCATGGCTTCTTTAGGGGTGGGGAAAGGTATTCGGGGGGCGTTCGTTGAGGAGGAACGGGCACAGAGTAAGGATGAgagttctagggtgaccctatggaaaggaggacagggctcctgtatctttaacagttgcatagaaaagggaatttcagcagctgtcctttgtatatatggggaacctggtgaaactccctcttcatcacaacagctaaagctgcaagagctatactagagtaaccagatttaaaagagggcagctttaactgttgtgatgaagagggaatttcaccaggtgagacatgcatacaaatgacacctgctgaaattcccttttctatgcaactgttaaagatacaggagcccggtcctccttttcatagggtcaccctcgtGAGTTCCAATTCTGTTCAGGAGGGATTCATGAtggctgagcccccccccccccccggagcagGATACTGGACATAAGGGAGGGTTTTTTGAGATGGTGATGGGGGTCTGTTTCAGGGTATCCTAAAgtctgaggattttttttattttttatctattcAAAGTGGCCTTTGGGCTGCCGTTAAGGGTGGGGCTCTCCCTttggggggctggaggaggggggctgacttttttattttccagttatctgcagagtttttaaaaaagtaatcctGCTTTTGTCGTGGCTTTTAGCTCGTTCCAcaaacgtgaggagccgggccTGCGTTCCTCGTTGTGCCGTCTCCCCGGTGGAGGGGCATTGATCATTTATTTAGTTACAGCAGACAAAAGGTTTTGAAagtcttgtttcttctggtcctcCAGCCCCGTTCCTCGTTTGAGTCTTCCTGCAGCGGGAGCCAGGTGtgattctctctcctctctctctttccccccatccctttcTTCTCTCGATCCCTGATAGAAACTTGAAGGGTCCAAGTTCAAAGGTCAGCTTTTGATATTTGGAGCAACCAACTGGGACTTGATCGGCCGCAAAGAAGTTCCTAAGCAGCAAGGTAGGTGGGGCGGCACCAGCGTGGACCGTTTCCGGCTGAAATGACGGGCGTCTCTTGTCTGTGGGTGTGTTTCAAGCCGAGGGCAGGGCAaaacctattttagcttaaaagctCTTCTGGACAGACgttgagccttaggagaggcagtccACCCTTTCAGATTGGGGGAAACACGttccctgatgaagagatctgcagatctcaaaagcttgcaccttTTTCACAgcgatttttaaaaggaaaccccAAGACTCTGATCTAATGAAGTGACAAATCTGTGACAGGCCTATACCACTTCAAGTTTGCAAGTTCACAAGGTGGAATACtcaatttaaaaaaggaaggaacaaTCTTTGGGCTTGGAAGTTTAGTAAGCCAGGGAAAAGAGGCCAGATTCTTTCTTCCTGACATTATAGGTTTTACAACAGAATTTCTGCTGCTCCCTGGCCTACTTTTCACGACATTGGCACAGCcgtgtctggactgtaccacttcaaaccgCAAGTGCAGGCTTGCAAGATTCAATATTCCTCCATAATCCACCATCACCCAGTAAAACCTTTCCACACAGAAAACTGTTCTATTTTAGGAGGCCCCAAATATGGCTCCCAATATATGGCAGCCAAGATCTCGGGAGACGTCCAGTCATAACAGCAACTCTTTCGTCATTCACATAACTGAACCGGGAAAAGCCAATTTGGCCAGGGGCTGACAGGCAACAGACTAATATTAAAGTCGTTGCCCGGTGTTTTCAGCACCTCAAACCTCTGCCCCCATTTAAACCAGttaatatttattctatttatttattttattatttatttatttatttatttattacacttatataccattcccatagccagggctctctgggcggtttacagaaagatATTGATGCATGTTTACAGATTCTTTTCTGGTTCTCCTCCTTAGCCAAAAACGACAGGGCCTTTGCCAGAGTTACAGTAAATGGACCAGAGGCCTAAAGACGAGAGAAAGCTCAACGTAGCTGACGAAACAACCATATTTAATTATACTGTCATTAGCCTAAAAGCCTtggcaaaaaaaatcaaaaaacgGGGGGACTTCTGGTAATAAAAGTCGTAAAAATATTGCAGCATAGAAAGAAACAAATCGTACAAGCTGAAAAACAAAACGCAGCCATTTAAGTCAACCCATTAAGCAACAGACTCTCTGTTAGGAACAATTACAGGAGTAATCTACCCCCTTTTCAACCAACCATTGATCATTCGGTGATTTCCAAGCTTTTAAAGGAAaaatcaacatctaaggccctacTCCGAGGGAGACTCGGAaggtggcaaccagggagagggccttctctgtggtggcccccgaattatggaacgatctccccaacgaggctcgcctggcaccaacactgttatcttttcggcaccaggtcaagacttttctccccgGCAATTCACAGCATGTGTGGAGTTTTAATTGACCCCTGATTTATCTTTCAGTCTGGCTGAGAGTtcagagttgtttttaaatggatgttgccttgtatgttgtctgtttttatggttttaaatgttttatgttttaaacctccccgagagcttcggctatggggcggaatagaAGTTTTTGAAAAGCTTCTTTGCTGGGCCGTATCGCAATGCAGGAGGGGGCCGGGGGGCCTTCCCACAACTTCTCTTATCGTAGTGCTGACGTCCCATGTTTCAGCTCAGActgtgttttctttgttttggtGTCTGGATGGAAGACATCTGAGTTCAGGCTGTGATCTTCTGCGAGACAAAAGGCACGAGGGCAAACTCAGcctggtctgtgtgtgtgtgtgtgtgtgtgagagagagagagagagagagagagagagtgtgtacaCCATGTGGGGCTCTCAGCTGAGAAGCAGAGCTCATGTTCTGCATATAGATCAGGAGaggacagacttcaggcttgcgggatgtccttcagtttcagtttcttgcATGGACATATTTATGTAGGTTGTTTACAAGCATTGCAAACGACACACACATCTGAAGCAACAATAGCAATCAAGTGAAAAAGACATTTCTAGTAGATTTCCTGGAGCCCGACGcaagagacatagaatcatagaatagcagagttggaaggggcctataaggccatcgagtccaaccccctgctcaatgcaggaatccaccctaaagcatccctgacagagggttgtccagctgcctcttgaatgcctctagtgtgggagagcccacaacctccctgtgtaactgattccattgtcatactgctctaacagtcaggaagtttttcctgatgtccagctggaatctggcttcctttaatttgagcccgttattccgtgtcctgcactctgggaggatcgagaatacaTGTGGAATACCGAGCCATGGAATATGTGTTCCTGTTGTTTACACACagctttttaaattgatttttttttttaaatttgcttttccAAAGTGTGGGGGGTGGAGATCAGCAACAACAtcaagctggttggtgggagattcaggacaattaaaaggaagggcttctgcaTGCAGCACAgatcaaactatggaactcactaccacaagatgtggtgaaggcCGCCAACTTTaaaaggatggctttaaaagggggttgaataaattcctggaggagaaggctatccatggctactagccctgatggctctgtgctaccacagcctgtgtgcaccagttgctggggaacatgggtgctgttgcaccgtgtcctgcttgttcatccctggctgatggcttgttggccactgtgtgaactgagccctggactagatggacccttggtctgatccagcatcagggctcttctggtgttcttattaAGCAACCCCCATATACCAACATGCCTTCTTCTTTAGATCATAAAAAATGAGTTACCGATCATTATAATTTCTTGACACCCGCAAAATTGTTTAAACCGCTCCCATTAGTGCTCAAACTTTGCAAAAGACCTCCCTTCCCTTGAGCTGTTTCCAGACAGGCCTCTTTCTACATCAGTTTGTTTTGAGTGCTGGAGAACGGAGCGTAGCTCACTGTCCTGACTCACAAAAATCTACTCCTGGTTATTCCAAGCTCTCTTTGTTTCAACACTGTAATTTAGGGCAGGGTGAGTcattttattgctggttttgtgtttttaagtaGAAGTCAGACATCCTGGCCAATCTATTACAACTCACCCAGAGTTCTACCAATCGATCCAGATGTACCTTATGCCCGCCCCGGTGTCAGTGGCCAAATGTTCCCCCCATAGCATCCCTGTGACCTTGGGCTACATTGCTGGGAAATCTCCCTCCCGTTCATTCTCGCTCTCTCTGCTCAAAACCTTGAGAGCTACTGCCAGCTGGAGCCGACAAAGCTGGCCGAAGGCAGATTATTTTCTCAGTGGCTCAGTGACAgagcccctgctctgcatgcagaaggcaccGGGTTCGATCCCCGGTATCTCCAAGTAGCAAGATGCAGGATCACTGATAGGTTATGCCTGAACTGATTGGCTATGCTCTTaggggagaggctgtagctcagtggtttgcatgcagaaggccccgggtTCGACCCCTAgcagcatctcctggtagggctggaaaaacgcctgcctgaaaccttagagagccattgctgccagtcagtgtcagtaaTACTGGGTTGttgggccaagggtctgacttgggataaggcagcttcctgtgttaaATTAGCCTTTTATTCAgaaccataaggactagaaacttaggaAAAGGGCCGTAGCTCACTgatacagcacctgctttgcatgcagaaggtcccagcttcggttcccggcatctccaggtatcaAGATGCAAGATCACTGATAGGTTATGCCTTCACTGATTGGCTATGCTTGGAGGGgtaaaggctgtagctcagtggtagggaacACTTTTTACACTaaaagggtcccaggttcaatcctggcatctccatgtaaggctaagaaagaatcctccctggaaaccctggagaaccactgctaccagtctgtgtcaacaatactgggacaGACAGACCCACGTTCTGACTGTGGTATAGGGCAGCTTCCGATGTCCCTTATGAGAAGATGGAAAAATACTCTGACCTGGATATGCCCACTTCAATGGGCTCTGCTCTCGACAGGACTGTCTTAATGCGCCTCTGCTGAGTCTTGTCCCATTTGACAAGTTCCAAACTCTTCTCCCCGCTGCAGCCGCGTACCGCAACCTGGGCCAGAACTTGCTGGGGCCCCACCGATACGGATGCCTCTCTGGGGTCCAGGTCCGGACGGTGGTTTCGGGCCCGTGTTCCGCTCACAGTCTCCTCATCACCACCGAGGGAAAGATCTGGAGCTGGGGTGAGTCTTCGCGTCccttgcagtggggtgggggtgggcatgaGTGTTGAGTTGCGAAGGGCGCGCCTTTGCGTGCGGGGAGTCCTGCGTTCAAAGGCCGGCCAGTGAAAGACCCTGGAGTGAAGCTGCCCATTGATGTAGACCATGTGGAGTCCATTGGCCGAACTGCTGTGATGTCATAGACTGTTCAACTGCATTCTAGCTGCTCGGGGGAAACGGTCAGCAATAGGAGATTGAAGAGGATCAAAGCCTTTTCTTTTGTTAAGGGGGGGAAGAGTCCGTTTTGGCCAAGGGGGAAACCTTGCACAGGGCCTGAGAATAGGACGCGCTGCCTGCTCTTGGCAGGTGTGGGAAactctgggttcaaaggagtcGTTCAGTGTCTTGGGGGGGCGTCAGACCTCCCCCCCTGCTTTGTCCGCAGTCTTTGGGGCAGGCGGCTGTCCTTTCGCCGCACCTTCCGCGacggccattttgtgatggagcccagcagtttctcaaatggctAAACATGACCACGGCCCAAAAAGGTTCTTCCCCAATCGAATATGTTCAGGCTGCAAGACCCATCATCCCCACgcattggccatgccggctggggttGGCGGGACTTGCAGTCCGACCTATTTCAAAGTCACCTGCTTGAGAACAGGCCAGAATTGCCTTCCCTAGTGTAAGTGGGGGCTTCAACGGTCTGCTGAGGCCATTCCGTGTGTCCACGTGCTTGCGGCGTGCAGAGGTGCTTTGGGGCTGGGAGGGGTGCCACCGTCCCCTGCGTGATCTTTCGGGAGAACCGGACACTCCCCGCCTGGCCGGCTCTCCCTGGGTGACCGGCAATTGCCGCCTGCGTTGGCAGCCTCTGTGTGGCTTCGGCAGCCCCTTCgctgcatctgtgtgtgtgtttgtggctcTCCAGGACGCAACGACAAAGGCCAACTGGGCCACGGAGACACCAAGCGGGTGGACGCCCCGAAGCCCATCGAAGTGCTCGGCAGCGAAGTGGTCGTTTCGGCAGCCTGCGGACGGAACCACACGCTGGCCCTGACGGGTACGGGGGGGTCTGTGTGTGCATAACGCCCGTGGTATGCCTTCCCCTCGCCACGCCGTTGGCtgggctgctgtgatgtcacGGACAGCATTCTCGGGGAGAAACGGTCCACGATAGAGCGCCGAAGAGCAGCGAAGCCATTTTGTGAAGCGAGAGTCGGTTTGGTCAGGAGGAAACCGTGAACAGGGCCTGAGACGAGGACTGGGCCAGCGGGGAGGCTGAGGGCCCAGAAGGCGGGATGGGCAGAGGGTCCCGTTGCAAGGCGGTCGGAGGAAGAGGGCCGTGTGCACAGCAGCCACGGCCCGACGGAAGCAGAGGCCTGGGGAGAGAGGGTCTGAGGGGGCACTGGGTTCGTGAAGCGAAGCAGCCAAAGAGGAAGGGGCTCACCTGGGATGCACCCTGAGGACAGGCCAGGGGATCGTAGCCCTCCGCCCCAAGAGCAGtgcgaggcgggggggggggggcttcgcgCCTGCTTCCCTGGGCCGGGATAACAGGGGAACTGGTTCTGCCTTTGCATTGCAGAGAGCGGCTCCGTCTTCGCCTTTGGAGAGAACAAGATGGGGCAGCTGGGCCTCGGCAACCAGACGGACGCCGTCCCCAGCCCCACCCAGGTAGGCGCCCACCTTGGGTCTTCCAGGTCAAACGCGAGCGGGCTTCGCAGCTGGGCCCTGCAGCCTCTTTCGCCCCGAGGGCCAGGTGCCGCGGGGAGGTGGAGCCAACGGGGAAAGAGGCGGGACCAGGATACCCCccaataccagcctattttaactTAAAAGCTCTCACTGGCAATATttaagcctcaggagagacatTCCGAACTTTCTTAGGATGAGGGTGGGAAAACTGCCCTGAAGCCGTGGAACCACCAATCGGTGGTCAGAGGGCGTGGCCAGAGGGGTGTGGGCGTGGCCATCTGCGCAACAACAAAGTCTGGATTGGCTGAGGTTCTCCTGGcctgctttaaatattaatatcaTCTTCTTATATATATCAGCCAGCTGTTGGAAAAGGCCGGTGTCCGTGAACGGTGTTGACCCCTCTTTCAAAGATTTCAAAACCAGGATGGCTATAAGGGCCAATTTAATTATATTAAAATGCAAGTGTCATCCTTTTCACGGGCACCTTTTAACTGCAGGACTCCTTGGGCACGTAGCCTTCGAAAGGAGCGGGCGGGGGGTGTTTTTCAGTGCTCCCTCGAACCCCTCTCCCCATCTTTAGATCATGTACAACGGGCAGCCCATCACCAAGATGGCGTGTGGCGCCGAGTTCAGCATGGTCATGGACTGCAAAGGGAACCTCTACTCGTTTGGGTGCCCAGAATACGGACAGCTGGGTAAGCCCTGGCTTCCTCTGCCGTCTCCtcgaggctggggggggggaagagcggagggtCTCCCTCGCAACCTCCGTCTACCTTGGctctctctctgtcccaccaCAGGACACAACTCCGACGGGAAGTTCATCGCCCGAGCCCAGAGGATAGAGTACGACTGTGAGTTGGTTCCCCGGCGCGTTGCCATCTTCATCGAAAAGACCAAAGATGGCCAGATTCTGCCTGTCCCAAATGTCGTCGTGAGAGATGTGGCCTGCGGAGCAAATCACACGGTAAGGCCTGGACAAAGAATCACAGaagggtagagttggaaggggactctaaggccatccagtccaaccccctgctcaatacaggaacaCACctcaaagcctccctgacagatggttgtccagctgcctcttgaaggcctctagtgtgggagaggccgcaacctccctaggtcattggttccattgtcgtactgctctaacagtcaggacatttttcctgctgtccagctggaatctggattcctgtcacttgagcccattattccgtgtcctgcactctgggaggatcgagaagagatcctggccctcctctgtgtgacaaagcAACTTCCTGTCCTGTAGTCTGGTTTTCTCACCTGGTCTCTCTCCTCTCCATGCAGCTTGTCTTGGACTCTCAGAAACGCGTCTTCTCCTGGGGCTTCGGGGGCTACGGCCGGCTGGGCCACGCCGAGCAGAGAGACGAGATGGTGCCACGTCTAGTGAAGCTTTTTGACTTCCCGGGCCGTGGGGCAGCCCAGATCTACGCCGGTTACACCTGCTCCTTTGCAGTCAGCGAAACAGGTAAGCCACCCACGCCATCCCtcgtggctttttaaaattattgcatttatatcctgccttttttcctccaaggaacccaaggcggcatacataatcctcctcctccccactttatcctcacaacaacaaccctgtgaggtgggttgggttgagagtctgtgactggcccaaagtcacccagtgggtttccacagctgagtggagactagaacccagatctcctgactcccagtccaacactctagccgctacgcCACGCTGTTGAACAATAAGACTGTAGTTCTAACAATTATATAGTCACAGTTTTCATCACGGAAATTGCTGCCCGGCTAATCTCACTggacagaatcacagaatcgtagagttggaaggggcccataaggccatcgagtccaaccccctgctcaagtccTTCTAGTGTTTTTGAGAGAGCATGCTTAATTTCTCCCTCTTGCTAGCGGAGAAGATCAGGACAGTAGAATGTCTTTAAATGTGCAGAGCGTTTCCCTGTTAGGAGTCCAGAGAGAACAGATTGCTCCAGCAAGTGAGCCaaggtgggttccccccccccttgtttgcTGCATCTTTTCAGGTGGCCTCTTTTTCTGGGGGGCAACCAATACCTCTCGAGAATCGACGATGTACCCCAAAACTGTGCAGGACCTATGCGGCTGGAAAATCCGAAGTCTAGCTTGCGGGTAAGAAATGGtgattatatttgtttttaaaaataacagcgGGGTGGGTGGAATACAGTGAGAAAGAAAACTGCCCTTTGCCAACTGTCCCTTGAAAAAGGAAGCTGGCTTCTCCGCAGAACTCCAGAGTTAAGCAAGCAGAGGGGGGACGCGTTGGCATCCGAAGATAGATTTTGCAGTTCCGATCCCAAAACCTGAAGTTTTGCCTTGTCTCTGAAAGCGACCAAGATTGCTTAAATGCCcccggggggggggctctctttcttcctctacAGCCTATTAGAACAATTATTTCTCATAGGCTAAACTCTGCCACTTGGATGATTATTGATATGCAAACGGAGGCAGAAAGGTGGCCTCCTAATGACCCCTCCATGTCCTTTTTCTTAACAATTTTATTCCATCCTGGATCTGTGTGCTGGAAGTGTTGCCtttattttcccccctccccaaaaaagctCAGGGCTCAATATCtttatatctcccccccccctcttttaagAGAGATATTTCCTGTTCTGATTAGCTTGGAGATCCCTTTAGAGGTCTTGTTTTTGTCCTGGGGATTTCTTTTGACTGTCTGCTAATGGGTTTACTTTGTGCAGGTTAAGTGGAGTGtttgggaaaggaaggaagaacttTAATCTCTGCAATTtaagtgtggggggggagatttcaaGTTTGCAGGCGTTGCATCTCAGCAAGCAAGGATTGAGGGcatgtatatggaaacagaatccACCCCTACTGCCTCTCCCATAAGAAAATGTCCTTCCCACTTGTTTAAAGGacttacatcctgcctttctatTCAATGGTATTCGAAGCGGCTTGCATAAGTGAGGTGTAGAGGCTGTAAGATTGCTTAAATGACAATACCCACAGTTCAATTGCACTGAAAGCTGGTGCCTAAAGGATGTTTAAAATTGGCCCTCGCTGGATGtatttgggaccacaatacctgacacaacacctctcccaacatgaacatctaaggtcctcctccgagtgcctactccga
The nucleotide sequence above comes from Elgaria multicarinata webbii isolate HBS135686 ecotype San Diego chromosome 20, rElgMul1.1.pri, whole genome shotgun sequence. Encoded proteins:
- the RCC2 gene encoding protein RCC2, which encodes MPRRKAASASSTAWDGASSGNGTGSARKRTGSARGSAAPAKKKNRDGGSSSSSSNGGDGSSGDERDGLALPPTMAAPTAAGGGKKVARPRGAGEQQAPQNQQGPQAAVVVSEPEHSKERIKLEGSKFKGQLLIFGATNWDLIGRKEVPKQQAAYRNLGQNLLGPHRYGCLSGVQVRTVVSGPCSAHSLLITTEGKIWSWGRNDKGQLGHGDTKRVDAPKPIEVLGSEVVVSAACGRNHTLALTESGSVFAFGENKMGQLGLGNQTDAVPSPTQIMYNGQPITKMACGAEFSMVMDCKGNLYSFGCPEYGQLGHNSDGKFIARAQRIEYDCELVPRRVAIFIEKTKDGQILPVPNVVVRDVACGANHTLVLDSQKRVFSWGFGGYGRLGHAEQRDEMVPRLVKLFDFPGRGAAQIYAGYTCSFAVSETGGLFFWGATNTSRESTMYPKTVQDLCGWKIRSLACGKSSIIVAADESTISWGPSPTFGELGYGDHKPKSSTTAQEVKTLDGIHTEQVAMGYAHSLAIARDESDTEKERLKKLPEYNPRTL